The DNA window CAACATTGAGTAAATAGTCAATTTCTCTATAAACTTATATTTTTCTATACCCGTATAATTACTATTTTGGAAACAAAAATATTTTCGGTTGATTGATTTAGACAGTAAATACTAGGAAAAATCTCAAAAATTCATCAAAATTTAGTTAATCAATCTCGTGGTATCTACATTGACAGTTAAAAATTTTGTTGTGTTGATTAGCCAAGAATGATTTTCCTGTAAATTAATTGCCATTTAATATCATGGTAGTTATATTTGTTTTAAGTAAGTCGCCGCATCTACCTAACTGTATTCTGAAAGCATTTACCTAAAAACCCATAACAGTCTTAAGCATCTTATTTTGCTGGAACAGCAGCAGACGTATAACCAAATATTTTCTGAGGGTGATTTTAATTATGGGATTTACTCTCATTGATAAATGAACTTGTGGAATGAATACCGCATGATTAAAATCACGGCTATACCATCTAAATTCATCGGCGCGAGTTAAATCAGACTTGACTTAGATAGTTTTAAACCTTTAGCCTGACAGACTATTTGGAATTACATCTTTACTTCAATGGCAATTTGCAAACTTATCATCAAAACCGAAGAATATAAATTTTATGTATTGATTATCAAAAACATCTGGATAGAAAAAATACTGGACAGAAGAGCATAGTATTCAAATCACATATTAATTTTGAGTTTAACAAGGGTGTTTTAAATAATCATGATTAGTTATTTTCAATCATAAATTCTCCTCATTTTGATGCTTTTAAGGGAAAAATACATTTTTTAATTTAGCTATGAAGTTGATCAAAGACTCGAAGCAGAAAAAGATGATTCTGCTTCTGCTTCTACCTGGATTTTTTTCACTGGGAATTACAGCCGTAATTGCTGAAGAAACTACGAATACAGCCGTGTTGGGAGGCGACAATATTCAGCCTATTACTTCTAATACCGTGTTTTTTACTAGAGGTGCAACTGCATTAGAGATTGTCAAAACTGCCGATCGCATCGCCGTAGAACCAGGTGATACTGTGGTTTATCGGTTGGTTATCCGCAACACTGGTAACTCTCCCGCCAGCAACATTACCCTGACTGATACTCTACCCCTCGGCTTGAATTTCGAGATGCGATCGCTGCAAGTATCTTTAACCAGCAATAACAGCACCACACCTGTCACTGTATCCAGTAGCCGAGATAACCGCACAGTAACTATCAACTACGCTGGTACTATCCCTGCACAGGGAACGATGAATGTTGTCTATGCAGTCACAGTCACACCTGATGCTGTTCGCGGAACCGGGAAAAATTTAGCCGTCGCCGCCGCAGGTAGCATCCGCAGTAACACAGCCAGCCACTTACTTAAGATTCGTCCTGGTATTATCTCCGACTGTGCAACTTTAATTGGACGAGTCTTTATTGATAAAAACTTTGACGGCGAACAGCAACCAGGAGAACCAGGGATACCCAACGCCGTAATTTATATGGATGACGGGAACCGCATCCTTACCGATGCTAATGGGATGTTTTCTCTCGCTAACGTGATTGCTGGTAATCGGACTGGAACTTTAGACTTAACTAGCCTACCCGGATATAGTCTTGCACCCAACCTCTACAACATCGAAAAAAATAGCCAATCGCGCCTCGTCCGACTCGCACCCAGAAGCATGGGACGGATGAATTTTGCAGTCACACCAGCATCAGGGGAAGGACGTAATTAAGATGACGCAGATTAGTGCTAGAAAACGTGACTTAACATTATTAAGCATTTGTAGTGCCTTTCCTATCCTCCCAGTTGCGGCGGCGACTGCACAAACACCACCACAAACACAACAAAAAGTTGAATCTCCTAATGTTCCAGAGTTAATTGCACCTGTAGAAGATGATATCGAAGCTGTTTTCTCGCCACCAAGACCAAGCCAACCGGATAAGTTAGTCACTTCAGATCAAATAGACTCTTTCACATCTGGAGAAAACACAGAAGTCAATCAGGCGAAGATTTCCTCAGATCATATAGATGCGTTGGCTGCTGGAGAGAAAGCCGAAACCAAGCAGACACCAGAAACAGCCGCAACTTCTATTGATTCAGAAATTCGGATTATCACACCAGTTGCAGGCGTAACGACTGCTAAAACGACTAACTTGGGAGTTCAATATCACCCTGATAACCAAGTCACGGTGACATTGAATGGAAAACCCATAGATGCGGCTATTTCCCAATACTTGCATAAAGACGAAGCACAACAGTTAAACACCTTAATTTGGTATAACGTGCCATTAAATAAAGGTGAAAATACTATTACGGCTCAAGGTGCTGATGGTAAATCAATCAGTGTGAAAGTCACGGTTGAAGAGGTACAGAAAAAAATTGCGATCGCACCCAGCCAAGAACCGAGAATCCCCGCCGATGGACGTTCTCTCATCACCTTAGAAGGTAAAATTACCGACGAAAAAGGCGAAATCATCACCGAAGATACTCCTGTCACCTTAACAGCTAGTGCAGGTCAATTTGTCGGTGCAGATCAAGATAAAGATGCGCCAGGGTTTCAGGTACTCGCGCGTAAAGGTGAGTTTACAGCCACACTCCAAGCAGGTTTAATTGCCCAAAACGTGAAAATTCGGGCGGCTATTAATCAAGATGCAGAGATTGAAGCTTATACCAATGTAGAATTTATTACCAACTTGCGTCCTTCCTTAGCCACGGGTA is part of the Aulosira sp. FACHB-615 genome and encodes:
- a CDS encoding DUF11 domain-containing protein codes for the protein MKLIKDSKQKKMILLLLLPGFFSLGITAVIAEETTNTAVLGGDNIQPITSNTVFFTRGATALEIVKTADRIAVEPGDTVVYRLVIRNTGNSPASNITLTDTLPLGLNFEMRSLQVSLTSNNSTTPVTVSSSRDNRTVTINYAGTIPAQGTMNVVYAVTVTPDAVRGTGKNLAVAAAGSIRSNTASHLLKIRPGIISDCATLIGRVFIDKNFDGEQQPGEPGIPNAVIYMDDGNRILTDANGMFSLANVIAGNRTGTLDLTSLPGYSLAPNLYNIEKNSQSRLVRLAPRSMGRMNFAVTPASGEGRN